The Balaenoptera musculus isolate JJ_BM4_2016_0621 chromosome 6, mBalMus1.pri.v3, whole genome shotgun sequence nucleotide sequence ACAATGTAAAGGtacacaaaatattataaaaataaaaatactttaaatcttataaatagttaaataaatattaaaatagataaataaattttttttttttttttttaaatagtaatcttttatttatttatttatttttatatttatttttggctgtgttgggtcttcgtttctgtgtgagggctttctctagttgcggcaagcgggggccactcttcatcgcggtgcgcgggcctctcactatcgcggcctctcttgttgcggagcacaggctccagacgcgcaggctcagtagttgtggctcacgggcctagttgctccgcggcatgtgggatcttcccagaccagggctcgaacccgtgtcccctgcattagcaggcagattctcaaccactgcgccaccagggaagcccgataaataaatatttaagtagataaataaatagatcagCATGGGCATCTATGAGGGACTAGTGCCTGTAGAGTAGAACACCATGTTGCTTAACATTCCTGAAAACATTTGACAAATTAATTCAATTCAGGGCAtgatgagagcagaaatgagaGTCTTTGACATGGCAGCACAGGTGGAAGTGTGGTCTTGTTAGGCAGTGAGAATCATTTCCGTGTTGAAGCAGGTGTGTGTCATTCCTTCCTCCTGAGTCTTTCTTGCAAGTTTGTTGATGAAGAGAAGGATCTCATGACTTCTGCTCTGACAATCTCCCAGGCACAAGGGCTGTATTTCTTCTCTTGCAGATAGACAGTGATTCTGTGGAAGTATTTCCTCACAGCCAGGATGGAGTCCTCCTTCAGCAGGGGAGTCCCTTCCAGCCCCGCCTCCTGCATCACACAGGCTTGCAGGTCAGTGAGCTGCTGATAAAGTGCAGTGCAGAACTTGTCCAGGAGGGTCTCATCCCAAGCGGCAGCCGAGCCCTCCGTGCTGAAGAGCTGGAAGGTCTGCTGGATCGTCTCATGGACGACAGCGATGGCTTGAGCCTTCTGGAACTGGTTGCCACCAAACGCCTCCTGGGGGAATCCAAAGTCCTTTCTGTCCTTCAGGCAGGAGAAGGGGGAGATTCTCCTCATTTGTTGCAGGAGCATCAGGTTCCTCCTGCTAGCCAGGCTGTGGGTCTGAGGCAGGTCGCAGCCCAGAGAGCAGCTGGAGTTGCAGCTGAGCAGCACCAGGGCCAGGAGGAAGGACAAGGTTGGGGCCATCGGGGACCTTGTAGATGCTGCTGGCCTGGCTGAGGTGGGTGACTCTGTGAACCCTGCTCTCTAGGTTCTCTGAAGACCTTCCTTCAGGCCTGGGTCTTAAATAGGGacatattcatttccattttctgaatgtttcttcttactttctacttctgtttttagttttcattttgcactcTCCAAATGGgttagagcagtgtttctcaaccatttttttccattattgacTCCTCCCCTACCCACAGAGCCTTTTTAGATATTATTTCCTAATTGCCCCCCCCATGAAATTTTGATAACATGTATATCCTGTGTATGTAGCTATGTACTCCAAGGATATCTCTATTCTGTACCTAGGAAAAGAAAGTGCAAAGTTTACTCTTTTTATTCAATGCAGGATTAAgaatgactaaataaaaatgttaagctacaagttaaatttaaaaactattggCACAACTTTATAACTAAATTTGCTGAGTGACTTACAAGTttgtttaattatataaattgtaATATAGAAAATTACATATGCAAGTTAACAGTTTCTAAAAATACATAGTAATTTTaatgttatgaaatattttaaattatttaaaactgcTAAGAgcaattgaaaattaaattatttttaaatttattttggtatttaacttttaattttaactcatatgagaaaataattaatttcacCAGCTGCTAGATATTCATCAAGATATTGTCAACATTTTTTATCTGTTTAGCACTAGACATAATGATTGATGTGTTGAATAACTTTAATAGAATTAAATCATGGAATAGAAACTATTTGTATTTCATTCCCAAGGCCCACATCACACTCAGCAGTGATGAGGATTAAACGTAAACAACGTCCACAAGACAGCCAATGGCAGCAAGAAGTAT carries:
- the LOC118897134 gene encoding interferon alpha-1-like produces the protein MAPTLSFLLALVLLSCNSSCSLGCDLPQTHSLASRRNLMLLQQMRRISPFSCLKDRKDFGFPQEAFGGNQFQKAQAIAVVHETIQQTFQLFSTEGSAAAWDETLLDKFCTALYQQLTDLQACVMQEAGLEGTPLLKEDSILAVRKYFHRITVYLQEKKYSPCAWEIVRAEVMRSFSSSTNLQERLRRKE